A DNA window from Betta splendens chromosome 6, fBetSpl5.4, whole genome shotgun sequence contains the following coding sequences:
- the LOC114857524 gene encoding suppressor of tumorigenicity 7 protein homolog isoform X6 translates to MFGTESSLSMFLNTLTPKFYVALTGTSSLISGLILIFEWWYFRKYGTSFIEQVSVSHLRPLLGGVDSSTPSNSNSTNGEADSSRQSVSECKVWRNPLNLFRGAEYNRYTWVTGREPLTYYDMNLSAQDHQTFFTCDSDHLRPADAIMQKAWRERNPQARISAAHEALELEDCATAYILLAEEEATTIMEAERLFKQALKAGESCYRRSQQLQHHGTQYEAQHRRDTNVLVYIKRRLAMCSRKLGRTREAVKMMRDLMKEFPLLSMFNIHENLLESLLELQNYADVQAVLAKYDDISLPKSATICYTAALLKARAVSDKFSPEAASRRGLSTAEMNAVEAIHRAVEFNPHVPKYLLEMKSLILPPEHILKRGDSEAIAYAFFHLQHWKRVEGALNLLHCTWEGTFRMIPYPLEKGHLFYPYPICTETADRELLPTVFHEVSVYPKKELPFFILFTAGLCSFTAMLALLTHQFPELMGVFAKAFLSTLFAPLNFIMEKVESILPSSLWHQLTRI, encoded by the exons ATGTTCGGCACAGAGTCCTCAT TAAGCATGTTTCTCAACACCCTGACACCCAAGTTTTACGTGGCTCTGACGGGCACTTCCTCCCTCATATCAGGACTTATACTG atctttgAGTGGTGGTATTTCAGAAAATACGGGACCTCGTTCATAGAGCAGGTGTCTGTGAGTCACcttcgccccctgctgggaggcGTTGATAGCAGCACCCCCAGCAACTCCAACAGCACCAATGGAGAGGCCGACTCCAGTCGGCAGAGTGTGTCGG AATGTAAAGTGTGGAGAAATCCGCTGAATTTATTTCGGGGAGCTGAATACAATcg GTATACGTGGGTAACGGGTCGAGAGCCGCTGACATATTACGACATGAACTTGTCGGCACAAGACCACCAGACGTTCTTCACCTGCGACTCAGACCACCTCCGGCCTGCCGACGCCA TCATGCAGAAAGCGTGGAGGGAGAGGAACCCACAGGCTCGCATCTCTGCAGCACACGAAGCTCTGGAGCTCGAAGA CTGTGCGACAGCCTACATCCTcctggcggaggaggaggccaccACCATCATGGAGGCCGAGCGCTTGTTCAAGCAGGCGCTGAAGGCTGGAGAGAGCTGCTACcgccgcagccagcagctgcagcatcacggGACGCAGTACGAGGCCCAGCACA GACGGGACACCAACGTGCTGGTGTACATCAAGAGGAGACTGGCCATGTGCTCCAGGAAGCTGGGCCGAACACGGGAGGCCGTGAAAATGATGAGGGAT ttAATGAAGGAGTTCCCTCTCCTCAGTATGTTCAACATCCACGAGAACCTGCTGGAGTCGCTACTAGAGCTCCAGAACTATGCCGACGTCCAGGCTGTTCTGGCCAAGTATGACG aTATTAGCTTACCCAAATCTGCAACAATATGCTACACAGCAGCCTTGCTCAAAGCCAGGGCGGTGTCAGACAA GTTCTCCCCAGAGGCAGCGTCCAGACGAGGGCTGAGCACAGCGGAGATGAACGCAGTAGAAGCCATTCACAGAGCGGTGGAGTTCAACCCCCACGTCCCCAAA tatCTGCTGGAGATGAAGAGTCTGATTCTCCCTCCAGAGCACATCCTGAAGCGAGGCGACAGCGAGGCCATCGCCTACGCCTTCTTCCACCTGCAGCACTGGAAACGGGTGGAGGGGGCGCTCAACCTGCTGCACTGCACCTGGGAGGGTA CCTTCAGAATGATCCCGTATCCCCTGGAGAAGGGTCACCTGTTCTACCCCTACCCCATCTGCACAGAGACGGCCGACAGGGAGCTGCTACCCA CAGTGTTTCACGAGGTGTCAGTTTACCCCAAGAAGGAGCTGcccttcttcatcctcttcacgGCCGGCCTCTGCTCCTTCACCGCCATGTTGGCTCTGCTCACGCACCAGTTTCCTGAGCTCATGGGAGTGTTTGCTAAAGCG TTTCTCAGCACGCTGTTTGCTCCTCTGAACTTCATCATGGAGAAGGTGGAGAGCATCCTGCCGTCCAGCCTCTGGCACCAACTCACCCGCATCTGA
- the LOC114857524 gene encoding suppressor of tumorigenicity 7 protein homolog isoform X3 codes for MWSGRGETSALLQGMEVSMFLNTLTPKFYVALTGTSSLISGLILIFEWWYFRKYGTSFIEQVSVSHLRPLLGGVDSSTPSNSNSTNGEADSSRQSVSECKVWRNPLNLFRGAEYNRYTWVTGREPLTYYDMNLSAQDHQTFFTCDSDHLRPADAIMQKAWRERNPQARISAAHEALELEDCATAYILLAEEEATTIMEAERLFKQALKAGESCYRRSQQLQHHGTQYEAQHRRDTNVLVYIKRRLAMCSRKLGRTREAVKMMRDLMKEFPLLSMFNIHENLLESLLELQNYADVQAVLAKYDDISLPKSATICYTAALLKARAVSDKFSPEAASRRGLSTAEMNAVEAIHRAVEFNPHVPKYLLEMKSLILPPEHILKRGDSEAIAYAFFHLQHWKRVEGALNLLHCTWEAFRMIPYPLEKGHLFYPYPICTETADRELLPTVFHEVSVYPKKELPFFILFTAGLCSFTAMLALLTHQFPELMGVFAKAFLSTLFAPLNFIMEKVESILPSSLWHQLTRI; via the exons ATGTGGAGCGGCCGGGGGGAGACGTCTGCACTGCTTCAGGGAATGGAGG TAAGCATGTTTCTCAACACCCTGACACCCAAGTTTTACGTGGCTCTGACGGGCACTTCCTCCCTCATATCAGGACTTATACTG atctttgAGTGGTGGTATTTCAGAAAATACGGGACCTCGTTCATAGAGCAGGTGTCTGTGAGTCACcttcgccccctgctgggaggcGTTGATAGCAGCACCCCCAGCAACTCCAACAGCACCAATGGAGAGGCCGACTCCAGTCGGCAGAGTGTGTCGG AATGTAAAGTGTGGAGAAATCCGCTGAATTTATTTCGGGGAGCTGAATACAATcg GTATACGTGGGTAACGGGTCGAGAGCCGCTGACATATTACGACATGAACTTGTCGGCACAAGACCACCAGACGTTCTTCACCTGCGACTCAGACCACCTCCGGCCTGCCGACGCCA TCATGCAGAAAGCGTGGAGGGAGAGGAACCCACAGGCTCGCATCTCTGCAGCACACGAAGCTCTGGAGCTCGAAGA CTGTGCGACAGCCTACATCCTcctggcggaggaggaggccaccACCATCATGGAGGCCGAGCGCTTGTTCAAGCAGGCGCTGAAGGCTGGAGAGAGCTGCTACcgccgcagccagcagctgcagcatcacggGACGCAGTACGAGGCCCAGCACA GACGGGACACCAACGTGCTGGTGTACATCAAGAGGAGACTGGCCATGTGCTCCAGGAAGCTGGGCCGAACACGGGAGGCCGTGAAAATGATGAGGGAT ttAATGAAGGAGTTCCCTCTCCTCAGTATGTTCAACATCCACGAGAACCTGCTGGAGTCGCTACTAGAGCTCCAGAACTATGCCGACGTCCAGGCTGTTCTGGCCAAGTATGACG aTATTAGCTTACCCAAATCTGCAACAATATGCTACACAGCAGCCTTGCTCAAAGCCAGGGCGGTGTCAGACAA GTTCTCCCCAGAGGCAGCGTCCAGACGAGGGCTGAGCACAGCGGAGATGAACGCAGTAGAAGCCATTCACAGAGCGGTGGAGTTCAACCCCCACGTCCCCAAA tatCTGCTGGAGATGAAGAGTCTGATTCTCCCTCCAGAGCACATCCTGAAGCGAGGCGACAGCGAGGCCATCGCCTACGCCTTCTTCCACCTGCAGCACTGGAAACGGGTGGAGGGGGCGCTCAACCTGCTGCACTGCACCTGGGAGG CCTTCAGAATGATCCCGTATCCCCTGGAGAAGGGTCACCTGTTCTACCCCTACCCCATCTGCACAGAGACGGCCGACAGGGAGCTGCTACCCA CAGTGTTTCACGAGGTGTCAGTTTACCCCAAGAAGGAGCTGcccttcttcatcctcttcacgGCCGGCCTCTGCTCCTTCACCGCCATGTTGGCTCTGCTCACGCACCAGTTTCCTGAGCTCATGGGAGTGTTTGCTAAAGCG TTTCTCAGCACGCTGTTTGCTCCTCTGAACTTCATCATGGAGAAGGTGGAGAGCATCCTGCCGTCCAGCCTCTGGCACCAACTCACCCGCATCTGA
- the LOC114857524 gene encoding suppressor of tumorigenicity 7 protein homolog isoform X7, which produces MFGTESSLSMFLNTLTPKFYVALTGTSSLISGLILIFEWWYFRKYGTSFIEQVSVSHLRPLLGGVDSSTPSNSNSTNGEADSSRQSVSECKVWRNPLNLFRGAEYNRYTWVTGREPLTYYDMNLSAQDHQTFFTCDSDHLRPADAIMQKAWRERNPQARISAAHEALELEDCATAYILLAEEEATTIMEAERLFKQALKAGESCYRRSQQLQHHGTQYEAQHRRDTNVLVYIKRRLAMCSRKLGRTREAVKMMRDLMKEFPLLSMFNIHENLLESLLELQNYADVQAVLAKYDDISLPKSATICYTAALLKARAVSDKFSPEAASRRGLSTAEMNAVEAIHRAVEFNPHVPKYLLEMKSLILPPEHILKRGDSEAIAYAFFHLQHWKRVEGALNLLHCTWEGTFRMIPYPLEKGHLFYPYPICTETADRELLPMFHEVSVYPKKELPFFILFTAGLCSFTAMLALLTHQFPELMGVFAKAFLSTLFAPLNFIMEKVESILPSSLWHQLTRI; this is translated from the exons ATGTTCGGCACAGAGTCCTCAT TAAGCATGTTTCTCAACACCCTGACACCCAAGTTTTACGTGGCTCTGACGGGCACTTCCTCCCTCATATCAGGACTTATACTG atctttgAGTGGTGGTATTTCAGAAAATACGGGACCTCGTTCATAGAGCAGGTGTCTGTGAGTCACcttcgccccctgctgggaggcGTTGATAGCAGCACCCCCAGCAACTCCAACAGCACCAATGGAGAGGCCGACTCCAGTCGGCAGAGTGTGTCGG AATGTAAAGTGTGGAGAAATCCGCTGAATTTATTTCGGGGAGCTGAATACAATcg GTATACGTGGGTAACGGGTCGAGAGCCGCTGACATATTACGACATGAACTTGTCGGCACAAGACCACCAGACGTTCTTCACCTGCGACTCAGACCACCTCCGGCCTGCCGACGCCA TCATGCAGAAAGCGTGGAGGGAGAGGAACCCACAGGCTCGCATCTCTGCAGCACACGAAGCTCTGGAGCTCGAAGA CTGTGCGACAGCCTACATCCTcctggcggaggaggaggccaccACCATCATGGAGGCCGAGCGCTTGTTCAAGCAGGCGCTGAAGGCTGGAGAGAGCTGCTACcgccgcagccagcagctgcagcatcacggGACGCAGTACGAGGCCCAGCACA GACGGGACACCAACGTGCTGGTGTACATCAAGAGGAGACTGGCCATGTGCTCCAGGAAGCTGGGCCGAACACGGGAGGCCGTGAAAATGATGAGGGAT ttAATGAAGGAGTTCCCTCTCCTCAGTATGTTCAACATCCACGAGAACCTGCTGGAGTCGCTACTAGAGCTCCAGAACTATGCCGACGTCCAGGCTGTTCTGGCCAAGTATGACG aTATTAGCTTACCCAAATCTGCAACAATATGCTACACAGCAGCCTTGCTCAAAGCCAGGGCGGTGTCAGACAA GTTCTCCCCAGAGGCAGCGTCCAGACGAGGGCTGAGCACAGCGGAGATGAACGCAGTAGAAGCCATTCACAGAGCGGTGGAGTTCAACCCCCACGTCCCCAAA tatCTGCTGGAGATGAAGAGTCTGATTCTCCCTCCAGAGCACATCCTGAAGCGAGGCGACAGCGAGGCCATCGCCTACGCCTTCTTCCACCTGCAGCACTGGAAACGGGTGGAGGGGGCGCTCAACCTGCTGCACTGCACCTGGGAGGGTA CCTTCAGAATGATCCCGTATCCCCTGGAGAAGGGTCACCTGTTCTACCCCTACCCCATCTGCACAGAGACGGCCGACAGGGAGCTGCTACCCA TGTTTCACGAGGTGTCAGTTTACCCCAAGAAGGAGCTGcccttcttcatcctcttcacgGCCGGCCTCTGCTCCTTCACCGCCATGTTGGCTCTGCTCACGCACCAGTTTCCTGAGCTCATGGGAGTGTTTGCTAAAGCG TTTCTCAGCACGCTGTTTGCTCCTCTGAACTTCATCATGGAGAAGGTGGAGAGCATCCTGCCGTCCAGCCTCTGGCACCAACTCACCCGCATCTGA
- the LOC114857524 gene encoding suppressor of tumorigenicity 7 protein homolog isoform X5, producing MKKPRDAAVSMFLNTLTPKFYVALTGTSSLISGLILIFEWWYFRKYGTSFIEQVSVSHLRPLLGGVDSSTPSNSNSTNGEADSSRQSVSECKVWRNPLNLFRGAEYNRYTWVTGREPLTYYDMNLSAQDHQTFFTCDSDHLRPADAIMQKAWRERNPQARISAAHEALELEDCATAYILLAEEEATTIMEAERLFKQALKAGESCYRRSQQLQHHGTQYEAQHRRDTNVLVYIKRRLAMCSRKLGRTREAVKMMRDLMKEFPLLSMFNIHENLLESLLELQNYADVQAVLAKYDDISLPKSATICYTAALLKARAVSDKFSPEAASRRGLSTAEMNAVEAIHRAVEFNPHVPKYLLEMKSLILPPEHILKRGDSEAIAYAFFHLQHWKRVEGALNLLHCTWEGTFRMIPYPLEKGHLFYPYPICTETADRELLPTVFHEVSVYPKKELPFFILFTAGLCSFTAMLALLTHQFPELMGVFAKAFLSTLFAPLNFIMEKVESILPSSLWHQLTRI from the exons ATGAAGAAGCCACGAGACGCTGCAG TAAGCATGTTTCTCAACACCCTGACACCCAAGTTTTACGTGGCTCTGACGGGCACTTCCTCCCTCATATCAGGACTTATACTG atctttgAGTGGTGGTATTTCAGAAAATACGGGACCTCGTTCATAGAGCAGGTGTCTGTGAGTCACcttcgccccctgctgggaggcGTTGATAGCAGCACCCCCAGCAACTCCAACAGCACCAATGGAGAGGCCGACTCCAGTCGGCAGAGTGTGTCGG AATGTAAAGTGTGGAGAAATCCGCTGAATTTATTTCGGGGAGCTGAATACAATcg GTATACGTGGGTAACGGGTCGAGAGCCGCTGACATATTACGACATGAACTTGTCGGCACAAGACCACCAGACGTTCTTCACCTGCGACTCAGACCACCTCCGGCCTGCCGACGCCA TCATGCAGAAAGCGTGGAGGGAGAGGAACCCACAGGCTCGCATCTCTGCAGCACACGAAGCTCTGGAGCTCGAAGA CTGTGCGACAGCCTACATCCTcctggcggaggaggaggccaccACCATCATGGAGGCCGAGCGCTTGTTCAAGCAGGCGCTGAAGGCTGGAGAGAGCTGCTACcgccgcagccagcagctgcagcatcacggGACGCAGTACGAGGCCCAGCACA GACGGGACACCAACGTGCTGGTGTACATCAAGAGGAGACTGGCCATGTGCTCCAGGAAGCTGGGCCGAACACGGGAGGCCGTGAAAATGATGAGGGAT ttAATGAAGGAGTTCCCTCTCCTCAGTATGTTCAACATCCACGAGAACCTGCTGGAGTCGCTACTAGAGCTCCAGAACTATGCCGACGTCCAGGCTGTTCTGGCCAAGTATGACG aTATTAGCTTACCCAAATCTGCAACAATATGCTACACAGCAGCCTTGCTCAAAGCCAGGGCGGTGTCAGACAA GTTCTCCCCAGAGGCAGCGTCCAGACGAGGGCTGAGCACAGCGGAGATGAACGCAGTAGAAGCCATTCACAGAGCGGTGGAGTTCAACCCCCACGTCCCCAAA tatCTGCTGGAGATGAAGAGTCTGATTCTCCCTCCAGAGCACATCCTGAAGCGAGGCGACAGCGAGGCCATCGCCTACGCCTTCTTCCACCTGCAGCACTGGAAACGGGTGGAGGGGGCGCTCAACCTGCTGCACTGCACCTGGGAGGGTA CCTTCAGAATGATCCCGTATCCCCTGGAGAAGGGTCACCTGTTCTACCCCTACCCCATCTGCACAGAGACGGCCGACAGGGAGCTGCTACCCA CAGTGTTTCACGAGGTGTCAGTTTACCCCAAGAAGGAGCTGcccttcttcatcctcttcacgGCCGGCCTCTGCTCCTTCACCGCCATGTTGGCTCTGCTCACGCACCAGTTTCCTGAGCTCATGGGAGTGTTTGCTAAAGCG TTTCTCAGCACGCTGTTTGCTCCTCTGAACTTCATCATGGAGAAGGTGGAGAGCATCCTGCCGTCCAGCCTCTGGCACCAACTCACCCGCATCTGA
- the LOC114857524 gene encoding suppressor of tumorigenicity 7 protein homolog isoform X4 produces MWSGRGETSALLQGMEVSMFLNTLTPKFYVALTGTSSLISGLILIFEWWYFRKYGTSFIEQVSVSHLRPLLGGVDSSTPSNSNSTNGEADSSRQSVSECKVWRNPLNLFRGAEYNRYTWVTGREPLTYYDMNLSAQDHQTFFTCDSDHLRPADAIMQKAWRERNPQARISAAHEALELEDCATAYILLAEEEATTIMEAERLFKQALKAGESCYRRSQQLQHHGTQYEAQHRRDTNVLVYIKRRLAMCSRKLGRTREAVKMMRDLMKEFPLLSMFNIHENLLESLLELQNYADVQAVLAKYDDISLPKSATICYTAALLKARAVSDKFSPEAASRRGLSTAEMNAVEAIHRAVEFNPHVPKYLLEMKSLILPPEHILKRGDSEAIAYAFFHLQHWKRVEGALNLLHCTWEAFRMIPYPLEKGHLFYPYPICTETADRELLPMFHEVSVYPKKELPFFILFTAGLCSFTAMLALLTHQFPELMGVFAKAFLSTLFAPLNFIMEKVESILPSSLWHQLTRI; encoded by the exons ATGTGGAGCGGCCGGGGGGAGACGTCTGCACTGCTTCAGGGAATGGAGG TAAGCATGTTTCTCAACACCCTGACACCCAAGTTTTACGTGGCTCTGACGGGCACTTCCTCCCTCATATCAGGACTTATACTG atctttgAGTGGTGGTATTTCAGAAAATACGGGACCTCGTTCATAGAGCAGGTGTCTGTGAGTCACcttcgccccctgctgggaggcGTTGATAGCAGCACCCCCAGCAACTCCAACAGCACCAATGGAGAGGCCGACTCCAGTCGGCAGAGTGTGTCGG AATGTAAAGTGTGGAGAAATCCGCTGAATTTATTTCGGGGAGCTGAATACAATcg GTATACGTGGGTAACGGGTCGAGAGCCGCTGACATATTACGACATGAACTTGTCGGCACAAGACCACCAGACGTTCTTCACCTGCGACTCAGACCACCTCCGGCCTGCCGACGCCA TCATGCAGAAAGCGTGGAGGGAGAGGAACCCACAGGCTCGCATCTCTGCAGCACACGAAGCTCTGGAGCTCGAAGA CTGTGCGACAGCCTACATCCTcctggcggaggaggaggccaccACCATCATGGAGGCCGAGCGCTTGTTCAAGCAGGCGCTGAAGGCTGGAGAGAGCTGCTACcgccgcagccagcagctgcagcatcacggGACGCAGTACGAGGCCCAGCACA GACGGGACACCAACGTGCTGGTGTACATCAAGAGGAGACTGGCCATGTGCTCCAGGAAGCTGGGCCGAACACGGGAGGCCGTGAAAATGATGAGGGAT ttAATGAAGGAGTTCCCTCTCCTCAGTATGTTCAACATCCACGAGAACCTGCTGGAGTCGCTACTAGAGCTCCAGAACTATGCCGACGTCCAGGCTGTTCTGGCCAAGTATGACG aTATTAGCTTACCCAAATCTGCAACAATATGCTACACAGCAGCCTTGCTCAAAGCCAGGGCGGTGTCAGACAA GTTCTCCCCAGAGGCAGCGTCCAGACGAGGGCTGAGCACAGCGGAGATGAACGCAGTAGAAGCCATTCACAGAGCGGTGGAGTTCAACCCCCACGTCCCCAAA tatCTGCTGGAGATGAAGAGTCTGATTCTCCCTCCAGAGCACATCCTGAAGCGAGGCGACAGCGAGGCCATCGCCTACGCCTTCTTCCACCTGCAGCACTGGAAACGGGTGGAGGGGGCGCTCAACCTGCTGCACTGCACCTGGGAGG CCTTCAGAATGATCCCGTATCCCCTGGAGAAGGGTCACCTGTTCTACCCCTACCCCATCTGCACAGAGACGGCCGACAGGGAGCTGCTACCCA TGTTTCACGAGGTGTCAGTTTACCCCAAGAAGGAGCTGcccttcttcatcctcttcacgGCCGGCCTCTGCTCCTTCACCGCCATGTTGGCTCTGCTCACGCACCAGTTTCCTGAGCTCATGGGAGTGTTTGCTAAAGCG TTTCTCAGCACGCTGTTTGCTCCTCTGAACTTCATCATGGAGAAGGTGGAGAGCATCCTGCCGTCCAGCCTCTGGCACCAACTCACCCGCATCTGA
- the LOC114857524 gene encoding suppressor of tumorigenicity 7 protein homolog isoform X8: MFLNTLTPKFYVALTGTSSLISGLILIFEWWYFRKYGTSFIEQVSVSHLRPLLGGVDSSTPSNSNSTNGEADSSRQSVSECKVWRNPLNLFRGAEYNRYTWVTGREPLTYYDMNLSAQDHQTFFTCDSDHLRPADAIMQKAWRERNPQARISAAHEALELEDCATAYILLAEEEATTIMEAERLFKQALKAGESCYRRSQQLQHHGTQYEAQHRRDTNVLVYIKRRLAMCSRKLGRTREAVKMMRDLMKEFPLLSMFNIHENLLESLLELQNYADVQAVLAKYDDISLPKSATICYTAALLKARAVSDKFSPEAASRRGLSTAEMNAVEAIHRAVEFNPHVPKYLLEMKSLILPPEHILKRGDSEAIAYAFFHLQHWKRVEGALNLLHCTWEGTFRMIPYPLEKGHLFYPYPICTETADRELLPTVFHEVSVYPKKELPFFILFTAGLCSFTAMLALLTHQFPELMGVFAKAFLSTLFAPLNFIMEKVESILPSSLWHQLTRI; the protein is encoded by the exons ATGTTTCTCAACACCCTGACACCCAAGTTTTACGTGGCTCTGACGGGCACTTCCTCCCTCATATCAGGACTTATACTG atctttgAGTGGTGGTATTTCAGAAAATACGGGACCTCGTTCATAGAGCAGGTGTCTGTGAGTCACcttcgccccctgctgggaggcGTTGATAGCAGCACCCCCAGCAACTCCAACAGCACCAATGGAGAGGCCGACTCCAGTCGGCAGAGTGTGTCGG AATGTAAAGTGTGGAGAAATCCGCTGAATTTATTTCGGGGAGCTGAATACAATcg GTATACGTGGGTAACGGGTCGAGAGCCGCTGACATATTACGACATGAACTTGTCGGCACAAGACCACCAGACGTTCTTCACCTGCGACTCAGACCACCTCCGGCCTGCCGACGCCA TCATGCAGAAAGCGTGGAGGGAGAGGAACCCACAGGCTCGCATCTCTGCAGCACACGAAGCTCTGGAGCTCGAAGA CTGTGCGACAGCCTACATCCTcctggcggaggaggaggccaccACCATCATGGAGGCCGAGCGCTTGTTCAAGCAGGCGCTGAAGGCTGGAGAGAGCTGCTACcgccgcagccagcagctgcagcatcacggGACGCAGTACGAGGCCCAGCACA GACGGGACACCAACGTGCTGGTGTACATCAAGAGGAGACTGGCCATGTGCTCCAGGAAGCTGGGCCGAACACGGGAGGCCGTGAAAATGATGAGGGAT ttAATGAAGGAGTTCCCTCTCCTCAGTATGTTCAACATCCACGAGAACCTGCTGGAGTCGCTACTAGAGCTCCAGAACTATGCCGACGTCCAGGCTGTTCTGGCCAAGTATGACG aTATTAGCTTACCCAAATCTGCAACAATATGCTACACAGCAGCCTTGCTCAAAGCCAGGGCGGTGTCAGACAA GTTCTCCCCAGAGGCAGCGTCCAGACGAGGGCTGAGCACAGCGGAGATGAACGCAGTAGAAGCCATTCACAGAGCGGTGGAGTTCAACCCCCACGTCCCCAAA tatCTGCTGGAGATGAAGAGTCTGATTCTCCCTCCAGAGCACATCCTGAAGCGAGGCGACAGCGAGGCCATCGCCTACGCCTTCTTCCACCTGCAGCACTGGAAACGGGTGGAGGGGGCGCTCAACCTGCTGCACTGCACCTGGGAGGGTA CCTTCAGAATGATCCCGTATCCCCTGGAGAAGGGTCACCTGTTCTACCCCTACCCCATCTGCACAGAGACGGCCGACAGGGAGCTGCTACCCA CAGTGTTTCACGAGGTGTCAGTTTACCCCAAGAAGGAGCTGcccttcttcatcctcttcacgGCCGGCCTCTGCTCCTTCACCGCCATGTTGGCTCTGCTCACGCACCAGTTTCCTGAGCTCATGGGAGTGTTTGCTAAAGCG TTTCTCAGCACGCTGTTTGCTCCTCTGAACTTCATCATGGAGAAGGTGGAGAGCATCCTGCCGTCCAGCCTCTGGCACCAACTCACCCGCATCTGA